In Streptomyces capitiformicae, one genomic interval encodes:
- a CDS encoding TIGR04282 family arsenosugar biosynthesis glycosyltransferase, with amino-acid sequence MSARHQGRGAATLLVIAKEPVPGRVKTRLTPPYTPQEAAFLAEAALADTLHTLLRVPARRRLLVLDGTPGPWLPPGFDVVPQADGGLDERIAAAFARCEDRPALLVGMDTPQLTPELLSGVGRDGHDAWFGPAADGGFWALGFADPARAGSVVRGVPMSTDRTGAVQRSRLAEAGLAVANLPELRDVDTAADAAQVAACCPPGSRFTTALASLAEVAR; translated from the coding sequence ATGAGCGCCCGGCACCAGGGCCGGGGTGCGGCCACCCTACTGGTCATCGCGAAGGAGCCGGTGCCGGGCCGGGTCAAGACCCGGCTCACGCCGCCCTACACGCCCCAAGAGGCCGCCTTTTTGGCCGAGGCCGCCCTCGCCGACACCCTCCACACCCTGCTCCGGGTCCCCGCCCGCCGTCGTCTCCTCGTCCTCGACGGGACTCCCGGACCCTGGCTGCCGCCCGGCTTCGACGTCGTACCGCAGGCGGACGGCGGTCTGGACGAGCGGATCGCGGCCGCCTTCGCCCGGTGCGAGGACAGACCGGCCCTTCTGGTCGGCATGGACACCCCGCAGCTCACTCCCGAGCTGTTGTCCGGTGTCGGCCGGGACGGTCACGACGCCTGGTTCGGTCCGGCCGCCGACGGTGGCTTCTGGGCGCTGGGGTTCGCCGATCCGGCGCGGGCGGGGTCGGTCGTCCGGGGGGTGCCGATGTCCACGGACCGCACCGGTGCGGTCCAACGGTCGCGCCTGGCCGAGGCGGGACTGGCGGTGGCCAATCTGCCGGAGTTGCGCGATGTGGACACCGCCGCCGACGCCGCACAGGTCGCCGCCTGCTGTCCGCCCGGCTCCCGCTTCACTACCGCCCTGGCCTCGCTCGCGGAGGTCGCCCGATGA
- a CDS encoding class I SAM-dependent methyltransferase, with the protein MRGAATGLDTAATGRTEPATTGPRPQTLTARTARISTLTQPAAAPGEPWTDDPYAHALRVGRGPLFLRRLSSPDHPDGLRERLLPLDVERWCAPPDAADTSVLSRCTGPVLDVGCGPGRLVAALAARGVPALGADLSPAAVARTRRHGGAAVRRSVFDRLPDEGRWGTVLLMDGNIGIGGDPFALLTRLRELVAPGGCLLAEAAPHDVDERLTVRVEDGRGRHGRPFPWARVGTTALLYAADATGWVLTGRWTAYGRPFLELHRRKPTHGAAPPTANGKHARP; encoded by the coding sequence ATGAGGGGGGCGGCGACCGGCCTGGACACCGCCGCAACGGGGCGGACAGAGCCGGCCACGACGGGACCGCGGCCGCAGACCCTGACGGCGCGCACGGCGCGGATCTCCACGCTGACACAACCTGCGGCCGCACCCGGCGAGCCGTGGACCGACGACCCCTATGCCCACGCCCTTCGCGTCGGCCGCGGCCCGCTGTTCCTGCGCCGCCTGTCATCCCCTGATCATCCGGACGGCCTCCGCGAGCGGCTGCTCCCACTGGATGTCGAGCGCTGGTGCGCACCCCCCGACGCCGCCGACACCAGCGTGCTGAGCCGCTGCACCGGTCCGGTCCTGGACGTCGGCTGCGGGCCAGGGCGTCTGGTGGCCGCCCTGGCCGCCCGCGGTGTACCTGCGCTGGGCGCGGACCTCAGCCCGGCGGCCGTCGCCCGGACCCGGCGCCACGGGGGTGCCGCCGTGAGGAGGTCGGTCTTCGACCGCCTGCCGGATGAAGGCCGCTGGGGCACCGTCCTTCTGATGGACGGCAACATCGGCATCGGCGGCGATCCGTTCGCCCTGCTCACCCGGCTGCGAGAACTGGTCGCCCCCGGCGGGTGCCTGCTGGCCGAGGCCGCCCCGCACGACGTGGACGAACGACTGACCGTCCGTGTCGAGGACGGCCGGGGACGGCACGGTCGGCCGTTCCCCTGGGCCCGTGTCGGCACCACCGCGCTGCTGTATGCCGCCGACGCCACGGGCTGGGTCCTGACCGGTCGGTGGACGGCTTATGGCCGCCCCTTCCTCGAACTCCACCGCCGGAAGCCGACGCACGGCGCCGCGCCGCCCACGGCCAACGGAAAGCACGCACGCCCATGA
- a CDS encoding glycosyltransferase family 87 protein, whose protein sequence is MIDTAATHSPQPLPTEPPQGRPRRPPSRSSRRTRIRAACTAALLAALTATVVGTLHAGDNQGESGYLLAGYAVAWTLFAAAARTVRKVPARAATGLVLAGSAAIALAALATPPRTSTDMFRYAWDGRVQAAGISPYAHPPAAPELAHLRDDWLFPREGACEDWGVTRTDSGLCARINRPTVPTIYPPVAEGWFFAVHAVSPPDSRHKPLQVGGAVLALGTTVALLAVLRRRGDPQRAPARAALWAWCPAVPFEAVNNAHIDTLGVLLTVLALGTATAGARRGALLGAAIAVKLLPVLVLPGALSGRRSPKHIARLLAAVLAAVALAYLPYVAASGAGVLGYLPGYLHEEGYQPGHVRRFALLRLLLPDAAAGVAVVVLLALTALYVWLRGDPARPWRGALLLTGTALLLVSPNYPWYSLLVVALVALDGRWEWLTVTLAGTVLYLAGGILPGWPLQALAYGAAVLTVVLGAFLRSDRARRMVRHRLGRLSIAV, encoded by the coding sequence ATGATCGACACCGCCGCTACCCACTCGCCGCAACCCCTGCCGACCGAGCCTCCCCAAGGGCGGCCCCGACGGCCGCCGAGTCGCAGCAGCCGGCGCACACGTATCCGCGCCGCCTGCACCGCGGCCCTGCTCGCCGCACTCACCGCAACGGTCGTCGGCACACTCCACGCGGGGGACAACCAGGGCGAATCCGGCTATCTGCTGGCCGGTTACGCCGTCGCCTGGACCCTGTTCGCCGCAGCGGCCCGGACGGTGCGCAAGGTCCCGGCCCGCGCCGCGACCGGTCTCGTACTGGCCGGGTCGGCAGCCATCGCGCTGGCCGCGCTCGCCACCCCGCCCCGCACCAGCACCGACATGTTCCGCTACGCCTGGGACGGTCGCGTCCAGGCCGCGGGCATCTCTCCCTACGCGCACCCGCCGGCCGCCCCCGAACTCGCCCACCTGCGCGACGACTGGCTCTTCCCCCGCGAAGGCGCCTGCGAGGACTGGGGGGTGACCCGGACGGACAGCGGCCTGTGTGCCCGCATCAACCGCCCCACCGTCCCGACCATCTACCCGCCCGTCGCCGAGGGCTGGTTCTTCGCCGTGCACGCCGTCTCCCCACCGGACAGCCGCCACAAGCCGCTCCAGGTCGGCGGCGCGGTCCTGGCGCTCGGCACCACAGTCGCTCTTCTGGCCGTGCTGCGCCGTCGCGGAGATCCCCAGCGAGCACCGGCCCGAGCCGCCCTGTGGGCCTGGTGTCCGGCCGTCCCCTTCGAAGCGGTCAACAACGCCCACATAGACACCCTCGGCGTTCTGCTCACCGTCCTCGCCCTCGGCACCGCCACCGCCGGCGCACGCCGCGGTGCGCTCCTGGGCGCAGCCATCGCCGTGAAACTCCTGCCCGTCCTGGTCCTGCCCGGCGCCCTGTCCGGCCGGCGCAGTCCGAAACACATCGCGCGCCTGCTCGCGGCCGTCCTCGCCGCGGTCGCGCTCGCCTACCTGCCCTACGTCGCCGCCTCCGGCGCCGGCGTCCTCGGCTACCTCCCCGGCTATCTCCACGAGGAGGGCTACCAACCGGGTCACGTCCGACGCTTCGCCCTGCTGCGGTTGCTGTTGCCGGACGCCGCCGCCGGAGTGGCCGTGGTCGTGCTCCTCGCACTGACCGCCCTGTACGTATGGTTGCGCGGCGACCCCGCCCGCCCCTGGCGCGGCGCCCTGCTGCTGACCGGCACGGCCCTGCTGCTGGTCTCGCCCAACTACCCCTGGTACTCGCTGCTCGTCGTCGCTCTCGTGGCGTTGGACGGCCGCTGGGAATGGCTGACCGTCACCCTCGCAGGCACCGTTCTGTATCTCGCGGGAGGCATACTGCCCGGCTGGCCCCTTCAGGCACTTGCCTACGGTGCGGCTGTTCTGACCGTGGTCCTCGGCGCCTTCCTGCGCTCCGACCGGGCACGGCGGATGGTGCGACACCGACTCGGGCGGCTGTCGATCGCTGTGTGA